Genomic window (Culex pipiens pallens isolate TS chromosome 3, TS_CPP_V2, whole genome shotgun sequence):
ACCGTCCGGCCGGGTGGTGACATTTCCAACTCACCCGGCGAGTGCACCAAATTCCAACGCCCAGCAATTTTCCAAGCAGTTCGAACAAACAAACAGCGTGGAAAACCGCCAGAATGGCAAACAAATGTCCAACGTGTGAATTAGATAATTCAGTTATAACATAATCGGAGGGGGAGTGGGACAAAGGGAAAACGAGGTTGGCAAGGACATTAGGGAAGAAGTCCTACAGGTGCCCCCCGGGAGGCCACCCCATTCCGGGAGGGGGTGGGCAAAAAGTATAAAAACTTTGCCAGAACCGGTGCCGAGCTGCACTTCTGGTTGTTATTTCAAAGCAAGCATAGCACATAGTATCTAGTTCTACGCGAGTTGAGCGAAAGAAAACGGTCAAGTTTATACCGACGAACGAATCGCTGTGAGTGAACTCTGTTTCAGACCGCCGAGCCCCGTAACGACTGCGCGAGCTTTTTCATCCTAGAACGCGAAGTTAGGCAGAGTTCGACCGGAACCAAACTAGTGATGGTTGTCGCTgtgaaagttttcaaaaaatccgcaCCGAATGGCAAGATAACCGTGTACCTCGGCAAGCGCGACTTTATCGACCATGTCGAGCACGTCGACCCGGTGGACGGTGTGATCGTGCTGGACCAGGACTACCTGCGGGGACGCAAGGTCTACGGACAGGTGGGTCCTTGTGGGAGGGACACGTGTTGAGGATCGGAAACAGTGTTTTCGATGGATTGACAGTGACAAGTTGACAAATTGACAGAGTACTTACCCGATGTGTCCTGAACAGCTACAAAAAGTACTTACCAAATTGCTGGATCGATCGTCTACTGAAGTTTCGCGTTTGCTTATTAGCAATGTGAAATCCGTAATAGAAGTGAATATCGAAAAATATCCAGTAATTTGTAATTGATCCAAACATTGCTTTAGAAAATGAATTCAACGGTTTGTGAAATATTTGCTGATTTTGAACAGCTTTGACAGAGTACTCACCGAAATTCTGGAACATAACTCGGTTTGGTTACGCAATTGCTTAGTTCAAAGTTAAGTCCGAAGTCCTAATCGAAAAACGCCCGTAATTAGATTTCACGCGTAACACCACAACTTTATCGCATTAGGCTAATCGAATTACGTTTACCCTCTCTCCCCAGCTCATCACCACCTATCGCTATGGCCGCGAGGAGGACGAGGTCATGGGGGTCAAGTTCTCCAAGGAGATGGTCCTGCTCAAGGAGCAGATCTACCCGATGGTGAACTCCAAGATGGAGATGACCCCGATGCAGGAGCGGCTGGTCAAGAAGCTGGGCGCGAACGCGTACCCGTTCATGTTCCACTTCCCGTCGATGGCCCCGAGCTCGGTGACGCTGCAGGCCGGCGAGGACGACCAGGGCAAGCCGCTGGGTGTGGAGTACTCGATCAAGATCTTCGTCGGCGAGGACGAGGAGGAGAAGGGCCACAAGCGCAGCACGGTCACGCTGCTGATCAAGAAGCTGCAGCACGCCCCGTCCACCCGCGGCCGTCGCCTGCCCTCGTCGCTGGTCAGCAAGGGCTTCACCTTCTCCCAGGGCAAGATCAACCTGGAGGTGACGCTGGATCGGGAAATCTACTACCACGGCGAGAAAATCGCCGCCAACATCGTGGTCACGAACAACTCTCGCAAGACGGTCAAGAGCATCAAGTGCTTCGTGGTCCAGCACTGCGAGGTACCGTAACGCAACTGCACTGGTCTCCAAGCACTCCCACTAACCCCAACTAAACTTCCAGGTCACCATGGTCAACGCCCAGTTCAGCAAGCACATCGCCTCGCTGGAGACCCGCGAGGGTTGCCCGATCACGCCCGGCGCGAGCTTCACCAAGTCGTTCTTCCTGGTGCCGCTGGCCTCGAGCAACAAGGACCGCCGCGGAATCGCCCTCGACGGCCACCTGAAGGACGAGGACGTCAACCTGGCCTCGTCGACGCTGATCAGCGAGGGCAAGAGCCACTCGGACGCGATGGGTATCATCATCTCGTACTCGCTGCGGGTTAAGCTGAACTGCGGAACCCTCGGCGGGGAGCTCCAGACGGACGTGCCCTTCAAGCTGCTGACCCCGGCACCCGGTAAGCGACCCCGGATTGAACTCTCCGATTGAGACTTGTTTACTTATGGCACTTTTTTTCCAGGAACCATCGATCGCGAGCGAGTCAACGCGCTCAAGAAGATGAAGTCGATCGAGCGTCACCGTTACGAGAACTCCCACTACGCCGACGATGACGACAACATCGTCTTCGAGGACTTTGCTCGGCTGCGAATGAACGAACCAGAATAAGAGGTGAAGCAAGCCCATCTGTTGCATCCACGTTGCATCTACATCCTagagctgtttaatttttaaaatctttaccAACTATTACTATTTCAAAGTGCCACCTCTGGCGCTGGACTGTCTGTAAAACATTTCCACAACCTGTACGACCTGCGTACATCGAAAAACTATGTGATATTTCAAAAAGCTAATGTTCTGTTGTCTGTTTTGAAAGTCATGCTATAGTTTTCCAAagatttagttttaaaaaagtttgaaaaaatcatgaaaaaataccaaaaaaataagcaCTAAGTAACTCGAACTGATTTGATTCATCGATTAATTTTCGCTAGTTTCAACAACAAAAGAATGAACAGCTGCGCAGTTGGTCAAACTAAGTCATCAagaaatcacattgaaaattgtcaAGAAGAAAAATTAATCGATCAATCGGACACACAAGCCAAGTAACAATACCAGAAGTGAACGAATCGAAACAAAACCCGCTCCAGCCACGGTCCTGCTTGCGCCAAGGACTTCCGAAAGTACACCCGAAAGTCCCCGACTCGAACGGACCGGGCTGGACGCTCTAATTTTAagatgaagaagaagaaaatttcttGTTAAACCACTATCTctcacaccacacacacacacaaccactGATGACGGTATTATGACGTGAAGACACACGCGAgctttaacagttatttttcgttttttaacatttttaaaacggaAAACCACGCGAATCCCAACAAACCTTCGAAACGTCAAACGGGCAAAACTGCTCGAACAGGTGCGCCAGTGTGTGAGCGCGATTCGAGCAGTTTCGACGCTTTGGCTCGGGATTCGCGAGCTTTTCGCGCGACAAACGCCCTAATCCTTCCCCATTGAGCCATCGCATGCGGAACCGTCCAGGTCGACAGGTCTTTGCATCTGAACCTGGAGGACCGGCAACGAGGAGCCGATCGGGGAACGATTTGAAGGAAGTACTTCGCAATCTCCCCATGAAACGCAAGTGGAACGAGAGCCAAACAGTGAGCACCGGCAAGCGCTTCCCTGCTTGGAAGAGGTGGGAAGAATGGGGTTTAGTTTAGCTTTTGTTTTAGTTATGTTTCGTTggttttagttttgtttctgTGTAAAAGTTcaatagaaaataaaacaataaaatagatACCGGCCAAATTAAGTTATTATGTTCTAAACAGGCAgagaaaaaaagagatttttattttttgtcacatTGTAACAATCGAAAGTTTGAAACAATTAAAAGTATTTATGGTACATTGGcagaattttgtgttttttacgaTTGTATTTTTGTcggttgtgttttttgtttttttttatgatttggtgTTTCGGTCATTCTTTGGTAACTCGGAAAACATTCTTTAGTAACGGTACTATTTAATCTGGATTGAAACAAGTTTTATGTGAACGTAACCTTCTTCACCACATGGGATGCACAATGATCGAAACTAAATTTTGAGACAAGCTGGTTTCTCTAGTTACATTTTAACAATTATGTTTCACAGCCATCCCACGTATTTAGAACACCCACAAACTCGGCACACCTCGGTGATAATtcgagcaattttttttctacgatgtattccttatgggattATTATTTAGCATAAGGCAAAATTATCTTCAACTCTACTTTTTTAAGGGACTGGTTTTGGCCATTCTCCAGCTATTTCGCATGGTTTTTATTTACAAGTGGAATTTCAATTTCACTTCTACAATTCGCCGTTGTTGTGCTATCttatcgcacgtgcattttgggccaaattgagttaagaatacCATTTTGTGCAGCACAGATCCCCGAAAATCGATTCCAATCCTGATGGatgaagtttcaatcttgtcgtgccatcttgacacagccttaaaattgctgtaagtgcgacaactggccaaagcgatttcaggtcagaacgcgtttgacacacgtacatgcccgactgcCGTAAACATTTTCAGGACTAAGGCAACaacattcaaccaaacttcgggacaatgcacagaatggtcagccaaataaAACATGAGTGATATTGTTTGCATTGCGTGTTCTACTTTTTTCCCGAAACGTCAAATAgctacgtgcgacaagatagcacgacaacgtcgaatCAACAGTCACTTAACTTAGGAGTTATCCGTAAaccacttttttgtatggacaattgacaACAAGGGATGAAGATTGCTTGTaagaatgtttgtaaacaaaaaaatatcatatgcACTCAAGAGATTGTTcacttgttgatattttttgaaagttcatgAATGATTTCCTAAGTTCAGTAGCGAAGAATTGAATGTTCACATGATTTTGCTACTGATTAAAAGCGATACCAAGTGACGTCTGACGTTTCATCTGTTAATGTATTAGTGAGCTCAACATTTCACCCGAAAATCTCACCACTCACTCGTTGATCATTCCGTTTATAGATTCTGGAAAAAAAGAGAAGAGAGACGTGATCTCTTACGATTTTCTCTCTCAATAAAACTCTGTTGATGAAGATTCTTTCATCAACAGAAGAATGTAACATAGGGTGGGGGTGACAATGGTATAAAATAAAGTGTTTGAATTTCACTATATCTCATAGAAAAGCGAATGAACCTTCACTGGAAATATGCCCACGTTTGTCCTTTTTGCTGGCCAAATCTTGtgttgagcaacttttttttctacaaaaaatgaattctctttttttatgtttttcttcgtgaatttgttgtatttttatcaatttatcatgaTTGATATTAATTGATAGTTTCAGGCCGTTTGCCtacttttcatcatttttcagcctctttttcgatttctgaatgtttttcgcatttttgtttaggctgattcaaattttatttacagtTTATGTTCCTCAGCTCTGGGCGAGATAAAGGTGGAGAGGGTTAGGCAAAACGataaaaaacgaaatttcaagCGTGATTTTCAAGTATcacaaatgctttttaaaatctTGACAGTTATGCTATTATCAAAAATACGTAaattatcaatgaatttatgaaaatatttaatttcctAAACTTTCACGTTTTTTCTGTggtcccaaaaatcaaaatttagaatTGTAAAAAgactttatttgatttaaaatgcataaataagcgTTATGAAATGTTCTCTGAATTATTTAtaatcgattttaaatttttgccatttttttttgcttcctgattttttttttgaattttgataaagactaaaaaaaacaaataagcaATGGCCTTATATAAGCAACAACAAAGTGTGTCAAATGATAATCCTAAACATAACAACAATTGCGGAATATTTGTTTTGACATAAAAAGTAGGGAACATTATTATaaaacatggtcaaaataaacatcaaattcttttccaatgatttttgaaaattataaaatggtAATTAAATAATGTTTGAGATTTtctagatcgaagcccgtctagaagTGAGAAGtggtaaatttcaaaaaaaaacaaacttattcGAAAAGAATTGTTGTGATTGAAGATTGCACTATTGTGcaagtatttaagaattaaaaaaaaacggttaaTTCACAGTATCTGCATCGTCACTCACCTTATAAAACTACGACTAGAAAGGCACTTGAGCAAAGTTAGCCGACTCGGACTAGCAACGACTACTACCACCACGTGCGCACCAACTGCTAAAACTTGCACGTGTTTGCCGCGTACTTCCACAAGAATTCACACAAATTTGCACCACGATTCTTCACGACTTCACAACTTTGCGTCCCAGCAAATCACGAATCCTCTCTCAGAAACCTCTTCCAGGGCACAGTTCCGGCGCACGACTGAGCCCAAAACAAGTTTGGGTGCTTTAAAT
Coding sequences:
- the LOC120415818 gene encoding arrestin homolog yields the protein MVVAVKVFKKSAPNGKITVYLGKRDFIDHVEHVDPVDGVIVLDQDYLRGRKVYGQLITTYRYGREEDEVMGVKFSKEMVLLKEQIYPMVNSKMEMTPMQERLVKKLGANAYPFMFHFPSMAPSSVTLQAGEDDQGKPLGVEYSIKIFVGEDEEEKGHKRSTVTLLIKKLQHAPSTRGRRLPSSLVSKGFTFSQGKINLEVTLDREIYYHGEKIAANIVVTNNSRKTVKSIKCFVVQHCEVTMVNAQFSKHIASLETREGCPITPGASFTKSFFLVPLASSNKDRRGIALDGHLKDEDVNLASSTLISEGKSHSDAMGIIISYSLRVKLNCGTLGGELQTDVPFKLLTPAPGTIDRERVNALKKMKSIERHRYENSHYADDDDNIVFEDFARLRMNEPE